From the genome of Pseudomonas bubulae:
TTGCCCAAACGCCCGGCGGGGGTCAACCCGGCATTCATCCTCGATGGCAGCACCTCACAGGCCGATAAAGACGGTTTTTACCCGTTCAGCGCCAACCCCCAGGAAGAAAACCCGGCGCGGGGCTATATCGTGTCGGCCAACTTTCAGCCGCTGTCGCCTGCCGGCATCGAGATTCCCGGTTATTACAACCTGGCCGATCGCGGCCAGCAGCTTGATCGCCAGCTCAGCGATGCCAGCGTGAAGTGGAACCTGAAAAACAGCCAGGCCTTGCAGTTGGGGACTGCCACGGGCTACGCGCAGCGTGTGCTCAAGCCCCTGTTGCCGGTGCTGCGCGAAGTGGTCACGGACCCGGGCGAACGCAAACTGGTGGAGCAACTGGCACAGTGGAAGGGCGATTATCCGCTGGACTCAACTGCGGCGACCTTGTTCAACCAGTTTTTGTACAGCCTCACAGAGGCCACCATGCGCGACAAACTGGGCGACAGTTTTTTTGATGCCATGCTGACTACGCGTGTGATCGATGCTGCCTTGCCGCGCCTTGCGGCCAGCCCGGATTCACTGTGGTGGGACAACCGCAGCACCGCGCGCACAGAAACCCGCGCCGATACGGTCAAGGTGGCGTGGCAGGCCAGCATCGCCCATTTGAAGGCCACCCTGGGTGACGACCCCGGGCAATGGCGCTGGGGCGTGGCCCACACCCTGACCCATGAACACCCGCTGGGGCGGCAAAAGCCCCTGGACTGGCTGCTCAACGTCGGCCCCTTCGCCGCCCCCGGCGGCCACGAAGTGCCCAACAACCTCAGCGCCAAACTGGGCAATGCCCCGTGGCCAGTGAGCTACGGCCCGTCTACCCGGCGCCTGATCGACTTTGCCGAGCCGTCCCACGGGCTGACCATCAACCCGGTCGGGCAAAGTGGCGTGCCGTTCGACAAGCACTACCGCGACCAGGCCGAGTCCTACATCGAGGGTGATTACGACAAACCGCATATGGACGAAAACGAAATCCAGCTCAATACCCGCAGCACCTTGCGGCTGGTGCCAGCGGGGTAAGGCCGATGTGGGAGCGGGCTTGCTCGCGACTGGATCGTCGCGGTCTTGCAGCGCCACCGCGCTGTCCGCATCGCGAGCAAGCCCGCTCCCACACGGGTTGGGTCAGCGTTGAAAAAACTCGCGGGGCAGGGGCTCAAGCCACCGCATAATTGAGCACGATCCCCACAAAAATCGCCAACCCTGCCCAGTGGTTGTGCAGGAAGGCCTTGAAGCAGCGCTGCGGATCACGGTCGCGGGTGTACCAGAATTCCCACACAAAACAGCCCGCCGCCGCCAGCAGGCCAAGGTGGAACCAGCCGCCCAGCTCAAAGTGCGACCCTGCCAGCAGCAGGCAACCCAGGGCCAGACCCTGCAGGCTGAGGATGATCACGCGGTCGGCATCGCCAAACAGGATGGCAGTGGATTTAACCCCGATCTTGAGATCATCTTCGCGGTCGGTCATGGCGTAGTAGGTGTCGTAGGCCACTGTCCACAGCAGGTTGGCGATGTACAGCAGCCAGGCCGCAGCAGGCAGGCTGCCGGTCTCGGCCGTAAAGGCCATCGGTATGCCCCACGAGAACGCTGCGCCCAGCACCACTTGCGGGTAGTAGGTGTAGCGCTTCATGAACGGGTAAGTGGCCGCCAGTGCCAGCGCGCCAAATGAAAGCCAGATGGTCGGAGCATTGGTGCACAGCACCAGCAGGAAGCTGACCCCCATCAACAGCGCAAAGAACACCAGGGCTTCTTTGCTGCTGATTTTGCCACTGGCCATAGGCCGTTGTTCTGTTCGTTTGACATGACCATCCACCTTGCGGTCGGCAAAGTCGTTGATCACGCAGCCGGCAGCACGGGTCAACACCACGCCTAAGACAAAAATCAGCAGGTTACCCACCGAGGGTACGCCTTTGGCGGCCACCCACAATGCCCACAAGGTCGGCCACAGCAGCAGGTAGATGCCGATGGGCTTGTCCATGCGGGTCAGCTGGATAAAGTCCCAGGCACGGGGGTTGAAACGGTTGAGTGATTTGAGCAGGCGCGTGTACATCAATTGTTCTCCGACCGGGCACCGAGGGCGGCCCACAGTTTGGGTAAAAACACTTCGGCCACCAGCACGCTCAGTTTGCCACGCACAAAGCGCGAGCGGCGTGCCCACAGGTGATCGACCTGATCAACCTGCGGCAACCAGTTACGCGGGTAATGGCACACCTGCAGGGCTCCGCGCTCAAAGGCCTGGTCGCTGAACAGCAACTCCCCCAGCGAGCGGTTGCCCAGTTCGTCCATGTTCAGGCCACCCTCTTGCAGTGAGCTTTTACCCGCGACACTGCGTGCAAACACCCAAGGCTCACCGTGCCCGCGCAAATACACTTCGCGCACCCAGCCCTGAACGCCTTCAGGCAGGTCCAACGCAGCGCATTCATCCGGGCGCAGTACTTGCCAACCTTCATAAAGTGGAAGCACGCTGAAGGCATTATCTGAAATTGCAGTGAGACGCCGAGTCAGAGAGCCCTCGTCAAATAGCCAGTCCAGGGTCTGTGTGTCAGGCAGCGCAGGAAGTTGGCCTTGTTCAAGCCATACAGGGGGGATAAGCGGAGAAGTTATGTGCGGCACGGTGGGTCATAATTGGCAGCCATTGAGGTCGGCGAGCTTATCACGCGGATCCTCGAATGAGCGTCCAAGGGACTTTTGCCCGTATTGGTGCTTGCATCTGCGGGTGGTCATCAGTACAAAACGCCCTGAATTTGACGAGTAACACGGCGCCTGTTGATAAGTCCGTGGCCTTGTCCAAGCCTGAACCTTTAGGAAATACCCAGATGAAGAAGTGGCAATGCATTGTATGTGGACTGATTTATAACGAAGCCGACGGCTGGCCGGATGATGGCATCGCCCCCGGTACCCTGTGGCAGGACGTACCTGAAGACTGGCTGTGCCCGGATTGTGGCGTCGGTAAAATGGATTTCGAGATGATTGAAATCAACTGATCAACCCTTTTAAAACCTGATTCAACTTCTGGAGATTGGCATGAACGCACCTGTCGTGATCGTTGGCACCGGGCTGGCCGGCTATAACCTGGCCCGTGAGTTTCGCAAGCTGGACAGCGAAACCCCGCTGCTGTTGATCACCTCCGATGACGGGCGCTCTTACTCCAAGCCAATGCTGTCTACCGGCTTTGGCAAAAACAAAGAGGCTGACGGCCTGAGCATGGCCACGCCCGAGGCGATGGCCGAGCAGCTCAAGGCCCAGGTGCGTATCCATACCCGCATCAGCGGTATCGACCCGGGCCACAAGCAATTGTGGATCGGTGAAGAGGCGGTGCCCTATCGTGACCTGGTGCTGGCCTGGGGTGCGCAAACGGTGCAGGTCCCGGTGGAGGGCGACGCCCAGGATGCGATCTTCCCGATCAATGACCTGGAAGACTACGCGCGTTTTCGCGCAGCTGCCGCAGGTAAACGCCGCGTCTTGATCCTGGGCGCCGGGCTGATCGGCTGCGAATTTGCCAACGATCTGATCGCAGGCGGTTATGAGGTCGATCTGGTCGCGCCCTGCGAGCAAGTGATGCCAACCCTTTTACACCCCGCTGCTGCAGCGGCGGTGCAGGCTGGCCTCGAAAGCCTGGGCGCACGCTTTCATCTGGGCCCGGTGTTGACCCGCCTGCAACGTACCGACAGCGGCCTCGAGGCGCATTTGTCGGATGGCAGTGTCGTTCCGTGCGATGTGGTGGTGTCCGCCATCGGTTTGCGCCCTCGCATTGATATGGCCGCCGCTGCGGGGATCAAGGTCAATCGCGGGGTTGAGGTGGATCGTCATCTTAAAACCTCTCACTCCCATATCTACGCGCTGGGCGATTGTGCCGAGGTCGACGGCCTTAACCTGCTGTATGTGATGCCGTTGATGAGTTGCGCCCGGGCGCTGGCGCAAACCCTGGCAGGCAACCCGACCGCGGTCAGTTACGGAGCCATGCCCATTACGGTGAAAACCCCGGTTTGCCCGCTGGTGGTGTCACCTGTGCCGCGTGGCTATGAGGGTGTGTGGACCGTGGAAGGCCAGGGCGCCGATATCAAGGCGCTGTGCCGCGACGCAGACGGCAAGTTGCTCGGTTATGCGCTGACGGGTGAGGCTGTTCGAGAAAAACTCGCGCTAAACAAAGAGCTGCCTGCACTTTTGGCGTAAAAGCGGCTCATTCTGTCGCATATGCCATTGCCTTGACTCAACAAAGCCTGTGCAGAGGCTGGCGCCGACCTTGGTCGCGTGCCATTCTCACACGGGTCTGCCGCAGTTTAGAGCCTGCGGCGCCTTGGGCGCTGTTCCGTAGAGAGCAGCACGGACATAACAACAAAAAACCGTCAATGAGGCTTCATCATGCGTAAACCCGATCTCGCCGCAGCTATCGCTGAAAAGGCTGACCTAACCAAAGAACAAGCCAACCGCGTTCTCAATGCGGTGCTGGAAGAAATCACCCAGGCCCTGCATCGCAAGGACAGCGTTACGCTGGTCGGCTTTGGCACCTTTATCCAGCGCCACCGCGGTGCCCGTACGGGGCAAAACCCGCAAACCGGTCAGCCGGTCACCATCAAGGCCAGCAACACGGTGGCGTTCAAACCGGGCAAATTCCTCAAGGACAGCGTGAATCCTTAAGGCACGGGCTACATGAAGAATGGGCAAGCTGGCCTTGCCAGCGGCCCGTTCTTGAGAAAACACGGGCCGATTGTGCGGCCATAAGTGGCAAAACCTAGCCCATCTACGCCTAACTCTGCAGAAATATGGCGTTCTTCGCTCAAATCGTTACACTGCGCCGGCCATTTTTTATTTCCCCGAGGCCGCGTACATGAAATTTCGTTTTCTGCTCTGGATGCTGGGCTTTTTGATGGGCAAAGCCAGCCGCAACAATCCTGCTTTCCAGCAACAATTGGTGGACAAGGATCTGGTGTTCCAGCTGCAAACCCTCGACGGCAAAGTGGCCCGTCATTTCAAGGTCAAAGACCAGCGCATCACCAGCCACGGCGGCCTGTACCCCGAGCCGGCGTTTGCCATCGCCTTTAAAGATGCCGCCTACGGCTTCGCTACGCTGCAGGCGAAGAACAAGCAACTGGCGTTCATGACAGGGATTCAGGACAAGTCGATTCAGATCAAGGGCAACCCGGCGCTGGTGATCTGGTTCCAGGGCCTGACCAAGTACCTCAAGCCGCGTAAAAAGGCCAAGGCTTAAGATCAAGAGCCCCTCACCCTAGCCCTCTCCCAGAGGGAGAGGGAACTGACCGCGCGCGATTTCAAGAACACCGACAATCAGCTCCCTCACCCTCTGGGAGAGGGATGGGGTGAGGGGCTTGTGCTTTTAGTTATTCAAGCCTGACCGAACTGCGCCGCCATCTCGCGCAGCAACACTTCAGCCTCCAATACTTTGCCCACCACCGCCTCAGCCTTTTCTCGTGGCACGCCAAGACGCTCGAACAACGCATCCGGCAACGGCGCACACGCACCGTGACCGACTCCACGGCTGCGCAGCAAGCCCAGCGCCACACACACCAGGTTCGGATACTGCGCATCCACCCCCACATAAGCCGGGTCGTGTTGATAGCGTACGGCAATCGCCAACTCATCCGGCATCCCCCAAAAGCGCATCAGCCAGGCGCCCATCTGTTCACGGCTGATACCCAACAGGTGCTGCTCGATCAGGCTGTGGCTGACGTGGGGGTTTACCTCAAGATGCCGGCAGATCAGCGAAAAATGCGGCGGAAATACATGGGCCAGCAGCAGGTAACCAAAATTGTGCAGCAACCCGCCCAGGTAAGTCATGCCGACTTCGGGGCGCTGCTCCCGAGGCATGGCCCGGGTCAGCCCTTCAATCACCGCCGCGGTGTAGATCGACTGCTGCCAGTAAGGAGTGCTCGATTGCGGATGGTCCTTGGGCAGGCTCAGGGTTTTGCCCAGCGACAGGCTGAGTGCCAGGTTGATCACCAGATCAACCCCCAGCACGCGCACAATGGCGTCTTCGACCGAGCGAATCTTGCTCTGCGAGGCGTAAAACGATGACGAGGCCCAGCTCATGACCTGCGCCGCCAGCGCCGGGTCAGTTTCCACCACGCTGGTGATTTCATCGATGGTCACGTCAGGGTCGGAGCGCAGCCGCATGATTCTGCGCACGCTCTCGGACAGCGGTGGCAGTTCGATGGTGGCCTCCAGCCGCTGCTGGATGCGCCGCGCCGTGAAGGCCTGCACTGCCCGGGTGATGGCCTCGCCATCGTCCCCGCCGAGATCAGGTGTGATGGCGCCCAAAGGCTCGCCAAAACGGCCGGCGCTGGCGTTTTTGAGCAGGGGTTTGAAGTCTTGCTGGGCAATCTCCAGCCACAGGCCCGGTTCACCCGTGCTGATTAGCAGCGAGGGTTGTTGCAGCAAGTGTTCTTCGTACAGGCAGGGCGAGTTGACCAGCGCCGGCAAGCCCGGCAGCTGGCTCAGGCCATGCTTGTCCAGCAAGACCTGCAGGCGCTCCGGCGCAACGGCGGTCATGCGCCGCCCGGTCAAGTCGGCCAGACGGTTCAGATCAAGTAAATGATTCTGGGTGAACAGCACCAGCAGGGGACCGATCGAATCGTCGAGCAGTACGGCGTGCACCTTGCGCGCAGGGTCGAGCTCCGGGTGATCCGGGACTTTGCGATAGGCAACAGCCAGGTCACCGAGCAAGCGCCCGATAACGGACGGCGTGCTCGCAGCAACAAGGGCACTGGCAACTTCAGTCATGGTCTGCATCCGTTCTGTACAACTTGATTTTGATTAGCTCTTGATCGGCCGCCGGGCCATTTACTGAATGGTCTTTTACACCTGACCATATTGCTGACCGTGGCGCAGCCAGCGATCAAGCAGGGGGCTGACATGGCTCGGCCAGCGTTCGATCAACGCCTGGGCGGCCTCGCGCACGGCGGGTAGCAGGTCGGCATCGCGCATCAGGTCGGCGACCTTGAATTGCAGAAGACCGGTCTGGCGGGTGCCGAGCATTTCGCCGGGGCCGCGCAGTTCGAGGTCTTTTTCGGCGATCACAAAGCCATCGTTGGTCTCGCGCATGATGCCCAGGCGCTGACGGCCGATTTGTGACAGCGGCGGGTGATACAGCAGCACGCAATGGCTGACGGCGCTGCCCCGGCCCACGCGACCGCGCAACTGGTGCAGCTGGGACAGGCCGAGGCGCTCGGGGTTTTCGATGATCATCAAGCTTGAGTTGGGCACGTCGACGCCCACCTCAATCACCGTGGTGGCCACGAGCAATTGCAGCTCGCCAGCCTTGAAGCGCGCCATGACTTCGGCTTTTTCAGCGGGCTTCATTCGCCCGTGAATCAACCCGACGCGCAGCTCACCCAAGGCGCTGGAGAGGTCTTCAAAGGTGGTTTCGGCAGCCTGGCAGGTCATTTCTTCCGACTCTTCGATCAGGGTGCACACCCAATACGCCTGGCGCCCTTCAGCGCAGGCGGCGCGCACCCGCTCGATCACTTCGAGACGCCGCGTATCGACCACCAGTACCGTATTAACCGGAGTACGGCCCGGCGGCAGCTCGTCGAGGATCGAGGTGTCGAGGTCGGCATAGGCGCTCATGGCCAGGGTGCGCGGGATCGGCGTGGCAGTCATGATCAGCTGGTGCGGGCACATCACTCCGCCCACGCCCTTGTTGCGCAGGGCCAGACGTTGCTGCACGCCAAAGCGGTGCTGTTCGTCGATGATCACCAGCGCCAGGTTCTTGAACTGCACGTTGTCCTGGAACAGAGCATGGGTACCGACCACCATCGGTACGCCGCTGGCGATTTGCTCCAGCGCACTGACCCGGGCCTTGCCCTTGAGCTTGCCGGCCAGCCACGCCACTTCAAGGCCCAAAGGCTCGAGCCAGCGCTTGAAGTTGATGAAGTGCTGCTCGGCGAGGATTTCCGTGGGGGCCATCAGGGCAACCTGATAACCCGCCTCAAGTGCTTGTAACGCTGCCATGGCCGCAACCACGGTCTTGCCGGAGCCCACGTCGCCCTGAATCAGGCGCAACATGGGTTCGGGCTGACTGAGGTCGTAGGCAATCTCGTTGCCAACCCGGGTCTGCGCGCCCGTCGGCGGGAAACCCAGATTGGCGAGGAACTGCACTGGCAGTTTTTTCGCCTTGGGCAACGCCGGGGCTTGTTGTGAACGCAGGCTCTCGCGCAGTCGCTGTTGCGACAGCTGGTGAGTCAGCAGCTCCTCAAAGGCCAGGCGGTGCTGGGCCCAGTGATGGCCCAGGGCGAGTTCTTCAACATCAGCATTGGCAGGCGGCTGATGCAGATAGCGAATGGCTTCATCCAGCGGGGCCAGTTGATAGTCCTTGGCCAGCTCCGGCGGCAACCAGTCGGGCAGGCTGCGCGGGCCGAGCATGGCCAGGCTTTGCTGGCTGAGCTGACGCAGGCGCTGTTGGGTCAGGCCTTCGGTGGTGGGGTAGATGGGCGTCAGCGTGGTGTCGACAGGTGGCGGTTCGTCGCCGGTAATGGCGCGGTATTCGGGATGGTAGATCTCCAGCCCCGAAGCGCCGGGGCGGGCTTCGCCATAGCAGCGCACTTCGGTGCCACGTTTGAGGCTTTCCTTCTGCGCATTGCTGAAGTGGTAGAAGCGCAGACTCAGGCCGCCGGTGCCATCGTTGATGCGCACCAGCAAGCTGCGGCGCTTGCCCATGACCACGTCGGCGCCAATGACCCGGCCCTCGACAACGGCATCCTGACCGGGGCGCAAAGCGCCAATCGGGACAACGCGGGTGCGGTCCTGATAGCGCAACGGCAAATGGAACAGCACGTCCTGGACGTTTTCCAGTCCGACCTTGGCCAATTTTTCGGCCATGGCCTCACCGACGCCCTTGAGCGCGGTGACCGACACTTTCGACAACTCGGTCATTGCAGTGGCACTTAGGTCGCGGCAGGCGGCTTGGCCACCGAGCACAGGCGGATCGAGTCTGCGAGGATTTCAATCGCCTTTGGCCGCGGGAAGCTGGCGCGCCAGGCGATGGCAACGGTGCGGAACGGTACCGGCGGGGTCAGCGGACGCACAGCCAGGATGCCCGGGGCATAGTGATGACTGTCGACAGCCGACAACGGCAGAATCGAGATACCCAGGCCGGAAGCGACCATGTGGCGGATGGTTTCCAGCGAGCTGGATTCGACCGTAGTGTGCATGGCGCCATCATTGCCTTTGGCCACAGTCGGGCAGGCTTCCAGCACCTGATCGCGGAAGCAGTGACCTTCGCCCAGCAACAGCAGGCTCTTGTCGTTGAGCAGGCTGGCGTCGATGGTGTCTTTTTTGGTCCACGGGTGCTCGCTGGGCATGAGCACGTAAAACGGCTCGTCATACAGCGGCATGGTCAGCACGTCGGCTTCCTGGAACGGCAGGGCGATGATGATTGCATCCAGCTCGCCGTTGCGCAGTTTGTCGCGCAGCACATGGGTGAAGTTTTCTTCGATATACAACGGCATCTGCGGGGCAACCCGGTGCAGTTGCGGGATCAGATGCGGGAACAGATACGGACCCACGGTATAGATCGCGCCTACTTTAAGCGGAGCGGTCAGCTGGTTCTTGCCGGCCTGAGCCAGTTCGCGAATGCCCTGGGCCTGCTCCAGCACCTTTTGCGCCTGGGCCACGATGGCTTCGCCCACGGGGGTTACACGCACGGCACTTTTGCTGCGCTCGAAAATCAGCACACCGAGTTCGTCTTCCAGTTTTTTCACACCCACCGACAGGGTCGGCTGGCTGACATGGCAGCGCTCGGCGGCGTGGCCGAAGTGCTGCTCTTGGGCGAGGGTAACGATGTAGCGTAATTCTGTAAGCGTCATAGCGTGCGTCCCTGTGGTTGCGGGCCAAGCATAGCGGCTGCAATCGATAGACGCACGTTATCAGACATTACCCTCAGAGCTACAGTAGCCAATCAAGGTATGACTGGTTTTTTATCCAGACCGCAGATGCACAAAGGGCACCCTGAGGTGCCCTTTGTGGTGTTAGCGCCGACGTTTATCGATGGAATAAACGAAGGGTGCCACGATCTCGATGCTGCCATTGGTCAGCATTTCAGGCGGCGGCTTGGGCAGGGGTTGTGCCCGGCGAATCATTTCCAGGGTGGCCCGGTCCAGATCGGCGTTGCCAGAGCGCCCTACCAGTTCGTAGGACAGTACCTTGCCTTCGGCGTCTACCACGAAGCGCAGACGGTTCAAGCCTTCCTTGCCACGGGATTGCGCAGCAGGCGGGTACTTTTTGTACTTGCCCAGGTGACTGAGCAAAGTGCCTTCCCAACTGGCCTTGGCCGCCAGTTGTTGCGCCGACGGCCCCGGTGCCGGTGCAGCGGATTTCTCGCTGGTATTTTTGGTCGGCGTTGCGTCGCTCGGTTTCTCTTCTGAAGGTTTCTCTTTGACCGGGTCCGGTTTTTCCACAGGCTTGGGCGGTTGAGGCTTTTGCTTGGGCTTGACCGGTTTGGGTACAGAAATCTTCGGTTTGGGCGCTTCGGCCAGCTTGGGTATCGGCAACTCTTCCACCGGCGCCGGGGGTTGTGGCGGTGTCACCACTTTGGGCGGCGCAGGCGGCGGTGGTGCTGGCAACGGCGCCAGGTCAACCATCATCGCTTGCGGCGGAAGTTCGATAGCGCGCGGGTTGGACCATTGCAGGGCCAGAATCACGGCCACGGCATGGATGGCCAACACCGCGGCCAGGCTGATTGCGTAACGCGTCATCTTTTGGCGCGCTATGGTCATTTCTTGGCTGCCGTCTCAAGTCCGACCAGACCCACCTTCAAATAACCCGCTGCGCGCAAAGCATCCATCACGCTCATCAGGTCACCGTAGTCCACGCCCTTGTCGGCCTGGAAGAAGATCGTCGTGTCTTTGTTGTTGTGGGTCCTGGCATCCAGGGTCGGGCCCAGGGCTTCAACCGTGACCGGCTCTTCGCCCAGGTACAGGCGCTGATCAGCCTTGACGCTGAGGAACACAGGTTTCTCAGGGCGAGGCGCCGGTTTGGCGCTGGAAGCAGGCAAGTCAACCTTGATATCCACAGTGGCCAGCGGTGCTGCCACCATAAAGATGATCAGCAGTACCAGCATCACGTCAATAAAGGGGGTGACGTTGATTTCATGGTTTTCGGCGAGATCGTCATCGCCTTCTTTTAAATGCAGGCCCATGGCCGATTACCCCACTTTCACCATGTGCGGTTGCGAGCTGCGCTCGGGCGGCAGGTGATCGAGGTCACGGCTAACCAACAGCAACACTTCAGCAGACGCATCCGCCACCTGGGCCTTGTAGCCGGTGATGGAGCGGGCGAAGACGTTGTAAATCACTACCGCAGGGATCGCTGCGACCAGACCCAGTGCCGTGGCCAGCAGGGCTTCGGCAATACCCGGCGCAACAACTGCCAGGTTGGTGGTCTGGGTTTTGGCGATGCCGATAAAGCTGTTCATGATGCCCCATACGGTACCGAACAGACCGACGAACGGTGCTGTGGAACCGATGGTGGCGAGTACGCCAGTGCCGCTGCTCATGTTGCGACCGCACGCTGCAACCAGACGCTCAAGACGGAAGCTTACACGCTCCTTGATGCCTTCTTTTTCACGGCTGTTGGCCGACAGGCGCATTTCTTCAA
Proteins encoded in this window:
- a CDS encoding aminoacyl-tRNA deacylase and HDOD domain-containing protein; protein product: MTEVASALVAASTPSVIGRLLGDLAVAYRKVPDHPELDPARKVHAVLLDDSIGPLLVLFTQNHLLDLNRLADLTGRRMTAVAPERLQVLLDKHGLSQLPGLPALVNSPCLYEEHLLQQPSLLISTGEPGLWLEIAQQDFKPLLKNASAGRFGEPLGAITPDLGGDDGEAITRAVQAFTARRIQQRLEATIELPPLSESVRRIMRLRSDPDVTIDEITSVVETDPALAAQVMSWASSSFYASQSKIRSVEDAIVRVLGVDLVINLALSLSLGKTLSLPKDHPQSSTPYWQQSIYTAAVIEGLTRAMPREQRPEVGMTYLGGLLHNFGYLLLAHVFPPHFSLICRHLEVNPHVSHSLIEQHLLGISREQMGAWLMRFWGMPDELAIAVRYQHDPAYVGVDAQYPNLVCVALGLLRSRGVGHGACAPLPDALFERLGVPREKAEAVVGKVLEAEVLLREMAAQFGQA
- a CDS encoding energy transducer TonB, which translates into the protein MTIARQKMTRYAISLAAVLAIHAVAVILALQWSNPRAIELPPQAMMVDLAPLPAPPPPAPPKVVTPPQPPAPVEELPIPKLAEAPKPKISVPKPVKPKQKPQPPKPVEKPDPVKEKPSEEKPSDATPTKNTSEKSAAPAPGPSAQQLAAKASWEGTLLSHLGKYKKYPPAAQSRGKEGLNRLRFVVDAEGKVLSYELVGRSGNADLDRATLEMIRRAQPLPKPPPEMLTNGSIEIVAPFVYSIDKRRR
- the ubiA gene encoding 4-hydroxybenzoate octaprenyltransferase; translation: MYTRLLKSLNRFNPRAWDFIQLTRMDKPIGIYLLLWPTLWALWVAAKGVPSVGNLLIFVLGVVLTRAAGCVINDFADRKVDGHVKRTEQRPMASGKISSKEALVFFALLMGVSFLLVLCTNAPTIWLSFGALALAATYPFMKRYTYYPQVVLGAAFSWGIPMAFTAETGSLPAAAWLLYIANLLWTVAYDTYYAMTDREDDLKIGVKSTAILFGDADRVIILSLQGLALGCLLLAGSHFELGGWFHLGLLAAAGCFVWEFWYTRDRDPQRCFKAFLHNHWAGLAIFVGIVLNYAVA
- a CDS encoding chorismate lyase, with the protein product MPHITSPLIPPVWLEQGQLPALPDTQTLDWLFDEGSLTRRLTAISDNAFSVLPLYEGWQVLRPDECAALDLPEGVQGWVREVYLRGHGEPWVFARSVAGKSSLQEGGLNMDELGNRSLGELLFSDQAFERGALQVCHYPRNWLPQVDQVDHLWARRSRFVRGKLSVLVAEVFLPKLWAALGARSENN
- a CDS encoding helicase; the protein is MKFRFLLWMLGFLMGKASRNNPAFQQQLVDKDLVFQLQTLDGKVARHFKVKDQRITSHGGLYPEPAFAIAFKDAAYGFATLQAKNKQLAFMTGIQDKSIQIKGNPALVIWFQGLTKYLKPRKKAKA
- the recG gene encoding ATP-dependent DNA helicase RecG, producing the protein MTELSKVSVTALKGVGEAMAEKLAKVGLENVQDVLFHLPLRYQDRTRVVPIGALRPGQDAVVEGRVIGADVVMGKRRSLLVRINDGTGGLSLRFYHFSNAQKESLKRGTEVRCYGEARPGASGLEIYHPEYRAITGDEPPPVDTTLTPIYPTTEGLTQQRLRQLSQQSLAMLGPRSLPDWLPPELAKDYQLAPLDEAIRYLHQPPANADVEELALGHHWAQHRLAFEELLTHQLSQQRLRESLRSQQAPALPKAKKLPVQFLANLGFPPTGAQTRVGNEIAYDLSQPEPMLRLIQGDVGSGKTVVAAMAALQALEAGYQVALMAPTEILAEQHFINFKRWLEPLGLEVAWLAGKLKGKARVSALEQIASGVPMVVGTHALFQDNVQFKNLALVIIDEQHRFGVQQRLALRNKGVGGVMCPHQLIMTATPIPRTLAMSAYADLDTSILDELPPGRTPVNTVLVVDTRRLEVIERVRAACAEGRQAYWVCTLIEESEEMTCQAAETTFEDLSSALGELRVGLIHGRMKPAEKAEVMARFKAGELQLLVATTVIEVGVDVPNSSLMIIENPERLGLSQLHQLRGRVGRGSAVSHCVLLYHPPLSQIGRQRLGIMRETNDGFVIAEKDLELRGPGEMLGTRQTGLLQFKVADLMRDADLLPAVREAAQALIERWPSHVSPLLDRWLRHGQQYGQV
- a CDS encoding rubredoxin gives rise to the protein MKKWQCIVCGLIYNEADGWPDDGIAPGTLWQDVPEDWLCPDCGVGKMDFEMIEIN
- a CDS encoding NAD(P)/FAD-dependent oxidoreductase — its product is MNAPVVIVGTGLAGYNLAREFRKLDSETPLLLITSDDGRSYSKPMLSTGFGKNKEADGLSMATPEAMAEQLKAQVRIHTRISGIDPGHKQLWIGEEAVPYRDLVLAWGAQTVQVPVEGDAQDAIFPINDLEDYARFRAAAAGKRRVLILGAGLIGCEFANDLIAGGYEVDLVAPCEQVMPTLLHPAAAAAVQAGLESLGARFHLGPVLTRLQRTDSGLEAHLSDGSVVPCDVVVSAIGLRPRIDMAAAAGIKVNRGVEVDRHLKTSHSHIYALGDCAEVDGLNLLYVMPLMSCARALAQTLAGNPTAVSYGAMPITVKTPVCPLVVSPVPRGYEGVWTVEGQGADIKALCRDADGKLLGYALTGEAVREKLALNKELPALLA
- a CDS encoding HU family DNA-binding protein, yielding MRKPDLAAAIAEKADLTKEQANRVLNAVLEEITQALHRKDSVTLVGFGTFIQRHRGARTGQNPQTGQPVTIKASNTVAFKPGKFLKDSVNP
- the exbD gene encoding TonB system transport protein ExbD; its protein translation is MGLHLKEGDDDLAENHEINVTPFIDVMLVLLIIFMVAAPLATVDIKVDLPASSAKPAPRPEKPVFLSVKADQRLYLGEEPVTVEALGPTLDARTHNNKDTTIFFQADKGVDYGDLMSVMDALRAAGYLKVGLVGLETAAKK
- a CDS encoding hydrogen peroxide-inducible genes activator is translated as MTLTELRYIVTLAQEQHFGHAAERCHVSQPTLSVGVKKLEDELGVLIFERSKSAVRVTPVGEAIVAQAQKVLEQAQGIRELAQAGKNQLTAPLKVGAIYTVGPYLFPHLIPQLHRVAPQMPLYIEENFTHVLRDKLRNGELDAIIIALPFQEADVLTMPLYDEPFYVLMPSEHPWTKKDTIDASLLNDKSLLLLGEGHCFRDQVLEACPTVAKGNDGAMHTTVESSSLETIRHMVASGLGISILPLSAVDSHHYAPGILAVRPLTPPVPFRTVAIAWRASFPRPKAIEILADSIRLCSVAKPPAAT